In a single window of the Acidobacteriota bacterium genome:
- a CDS encoding tetratricopeptide repeat protein, with protein sequence MQTNSKIRNFSVSLIVIAGLVWSAIGNTLPRNVFVVPVYDTSAIVSDPSPSTFTVGVASFPEAPAQEELLDAATRNMLAGMSGTRREVALIVIETVNKSGAKVVGVGSWITGGKYNDPLTGGTSDHDLRLVMDNVDEARAVAQWRSVRGDIERQVRAKFGNQADDVLRSINLYPPEVVLEGIDDAEEALQKLKNLRMNPNLGGAQAEGLWGKGSKAFRDTYEATSGRVFWKNGNRVNSGFADLLPLGETRGVYTIGGSANTASQFADKIDDALKKYDAKTVRKNLHRLRDSLKKSRDLARMEKATYLDDLIRTFDEFGDDLEGLKRELIKPGTRQALDGAIAQAKMDSQLLKKFAESSNPRDLKILQEMLEEGTGKWARVKRALSNASSRVPWGTLLNAFMAFMVFIQVKQVAGDLKAGDYEMAFQSMLVDAGFMASLPAGLLALIVSSIIEDAKDAGYSLVASYQDCEDLIAGIYEVKGRERLTTDQKSETNIAALAQTYTEKEDIIKIVEQHAREAASRELPGEVTKKVDEEVAKKLIARCSPQVVGKWQNKRADMIGDAAESLLSIDERMQNIQVIRNIYPEPVVLRNGTADAEARAVFSGSGAAESALIDKYVNALRILGGEEKLVAVSVDHTYRWSLGSQEISYDESYFLPGRPIFNQEHLSRVFTFSKPGTYTAKLVYTLTININTIASDVLSAKGYLTRVYVREIPFQIDVQGDEKPSPTPTPTPTVSPTPQRSPTPSPTPTATATPRVAPTQSPTVKPTPSGPSEAELKSQYMNCLCRCYSGWAGHIGVWWDPENKSKPECDSSGPCFGGAGAFGCTRRHSFGAPNECSQSCWEGVYGKGTYDPEKADKIRREENRKHMRPLTLKLDKEKCPIKVQLGETVNFTALAEGGIQPHKVTWTGNGSAKENNFTFANSRQPGTYPISVTVSDDEGNTATASCSVVVEAMTVKIEMVETDNKVTFGGNRNFKATVMSGGKPARGNFYLLWQPHPELLFAPFEYNGGNASSTRVTFNKMGTSKVWAVAHTREGETLTTVGESDQIEIEVGKPELKLTLTPQKGIVGSEIKAKVTTNVPDLKEIDFRWDVGAPGKLMGQSQDSSEITFIPQATKPITITVNARAPGVGDDLGQQTATFTADPATVNVVILGAEGQKPQVWKPGVGLVTLEKEIAVHQYVGIKAEVTPTVEDARYEWSVNEDTHIVGNSISQQIRVTRSQVGGGEATVIVKNKDGLEIGRGMGTFSVTVSQAELDKAKNLGGTTEKLAEAKALVAKGQLDEGITMIDQVVVAAPKNTEAKNLSTKWKKDRTTIQTQLGKVKDLITKQAFNDAAKELTVAKNLHNLYPPVVEAEKELNEKTNAYQKGVGDAVAAINEANQKKDFKKALQLCSEIRTTYKLIPATEQTVKGYEDFARSHENEKERVRGVLKQGEAKYNAGDIDGALKDLDQLWVNFNAYWNPEIDPEPKYYENLKNEALKKRDRVNALMPQVKQAAENPKYDKKQLEAGQKMADEVLGIFPAHADAKKYRDMIADRMARGEKGAKADESKAKGDEHQQAGRHNDAIKEYDTAIKSDPNNAETYIKRANSKLAKNDVAGALKDLDKAIELKPGNKEWHQKRAETREKAGDSNGAVADYNSIIAIDPRNVEALTAIIRIHGANRNWPGAIDALTRLINMQPTNAAAYTARGLAHEANNDCIKAIPDFDKAISLQPNSSEAYNGRGECREAGNDRRSALADYEKAVQADPSNAVAVANRDRLKVALAPTPKPTPTPRMTPTPRPTPVATPKPTPAATPARTPRPTPTPTPARTPDSGTDRLGSEWTVTEGGIPGRWVRRGTTFTWDARWNNGAVAVLTITHSGNKVQIVRNDTAGPMLCTAVYEGVIAADDTIKGSETYRCPPGGPPKTQQWQGRIVRGKQTQIDGTIPKVTPTPIRTPTPAPTPGRTTTTTAASNFYPIDLTPVGGKKGSPRMAKEIQIDDASWIRLKSTDENRRVIQLDVPRVFNATQIAIVTNLDDATYLEQGATIARMTLTTDSGTKTFDIKAGVHSSEWNYGVGPKHRRVDALDIGDNRFLAVFPLERTTVVRRIRFDYVETNTQKWAGHAPGFVLRGVTLIGSGTGRSTQNSGSTPKPTPTPKKGWEIPSEVKIPSVGTIKLPGATPTPKPPPSAPPKPPAGGDSEIFNNGNIYAVYNKPTAPTQFTLNRPYVITSLITYHWNNARGTTQPGTIAVRSSDGRTYGPWRAAGSPGQGGVVNAYWTVKPNITLPAGTYTVIDSDPETWAQNSGSGGRGHVIMRGYPASGTASTPTQTTKPPPTSGVGATVLAILENRSGEAVHIFPEAEGFDPRNKIAPGAKREVVVTMAPDGRVKFVSGRNGQVIATKIWNGDPSDRSRYPRVVFDGRNLLITTGLR encoded by the coding sequence ATGCAAACCAACTCAAAGATCCGCAATTTCTCAGTATCGTTGATAGTGATCGCAGGCCTAGTATGGTCCGCGATAGGCAATACCCTTCCTCGGAACGTATTCGTCGTGCCTGTCTATGACACATCAGCGATTGTTTCTGACCCGAGCCCCTCAACATTTACAGTGGGAGTTGCGTCCTTCCCTGAGGCACCCGCACAGGAAGAGCTCTTGGATGCAGCCACACGAAACATGCTTGCGGGCATGAGCGGGACCCGACGCGAGGTCGCACTCATCGTCATCGAAACGGTCAATAAGAGCGGAGCAAAGGTGGTCGGAGTAGGTTCGTGGATAACGGGTGGAAAATACAACGATCCGCTGACGGGCGGGACATCCGATCACGATCTGCGACTAGTAATGGACAATGTTGATGAGGCCAGGGCGGTCGCGCAATGGAGGTCCGTTCGCGGGGATATTGAACGGCAGGTTCGGGCAAAGTTCGGCAATCAAGCAGACGACGTTCTGAGGTCAATAAACCTCTATCCGCCCGAGGTCGTCTTGGAGGGTATTGATGACGCAGAGGAGGCACTTCAAAAGCTAAAAAATCTGCGGATGAATCCAAATCTTGGCGGAGCCCAGGCTGAGGGCTTGTGGGGCAAGGGGTCGAAGGCCTTTCGCGACACCTACGAGGCGACCAGTGGACGCGTTTTTTGGAAGAACGGAAACAGGGTCAATTCGGGATTTGCAGATCTGCTGCCGCTCGGTGAAACGAGGGGCGTTTATACCATTGGCGGTTCTGCAAATACTGCATCGCAGTTTGCCGACAAGATCGATGATGCTCTCAAAAAGTATGATGCCAAGACCGTTCGCAAGAACCTGCATAGACTCCGTGATTCACTAAAAAAATCGCGTGATCTTGCCCGGATGGAAAAGGCGACGTATCTGGATGACCTCATTAGAACATTCGACGAGTTTGGCGATGACCTGGAAGGTCTGAAACGTGAGCTAATAAAACCCGGAACACGTCAGGCTCTGGACGGTGCGATCGCTCAGGCAAAGATGGACTCGCAGCTTCTCAAAAAGTTCGCTGAAAGCTCAAATCCGCGCGATCTAAAGATACTGCAAGAAATGTTGGAGGAGGGAACGGGAAAATGGGCGCGCGTAAAGCGTGCCCTTTCAAACGCAAGTTCACGGGTCCCGTGGGGAACCTTATTGAACGCATTCATGGCGTTCATGGTGTTCATACAAGTCAAGCAGGTTGCCGGTGATCTAAAGGCCGGCGACTACGAAATGGCATTCCAGAGCATGCTTGTGGACGCCGGATTCATGGCCAGCTTGCCCGCGGGGTTATTGGCTTTGATAGTCTCGTCGATCATCGAAGACGCAAAAGATGCGGGCTATTCGCTGGTCGCAAGCTATCAGGACTGTGAAGACCTCATTGCAGGAATATACGAGGTCAAGGGCAGAGAGAGATTGACCACCGACCAGAAAAGCGAGACGAATATAGCCGCTCTCGCCCAAACGTATACGGAAAAGGAAGACATTATCAAAATCGTTGAACAGCATGCGCGCGAGGCCGCGAGCCGGGAACTGCCGGGAGAGGTGACCAAAAAGGTTGATGAGGAAGTCGCGAAAAAGCTCATCGCTAGGTGTTCTCCCCAGGTTGTCGGTAAATGGCAGAACAAAAGGGCAGACATGATCGGCGATGCTGCCGAATCACTACTGTCGATCGACGAACGGATGCAGAACATTCAGGTGATCCGAAACATCTATCCTGAACCGGTCGTTCTGCGAAACGGAACGGCAGATGCAGAGGCACGGGCGGTCTTTTCAGGCAGCGGCGCTGCCGAGTCGGCTCTCATCGACAAGTACGTGAATGCGCTGCGGATCCTTGGCGGCGAGGAAAAATTGGTAGCGGTTTCAGTGGATCATACATACCGCTGGTCGTTGGGCAGTCAGGAGATTTCCTATGATGAAAGCTACTTTTTGCCCGGACGGCCGATCTTTAACCAGGAACATCTTTCCCGGGTCTTCACATTTTCAAAGCCCGGAACCTATACCGCCAAGCTTGTTTACACACTCACTATCAACATAAATACGATCGCCAGCGATGTTCTTTCGGCGAAGGGCTACCTAACAAGGGTGTATGTGCGCGAGATACCTTTTCAGATCGATGTGCAAGGCGACGAAAAGCCGAGTCCGACGCCGACACCTACGCCGACCGTGTCGCCAACGCCGCAACGTTCACCCACCCCGTCACCGACGCCCACAGCGACCGCAACGCCGAGAGTAGCACCGACGCAGTCGCCGACCGTCAAACCGACGCCCTCGGGACCGAGCGAAGCGGAACTGAAGTCCCAATACATGAACTGCCTGTGCCGATGCTATTCGGGCTGGGCCGGACATATCGGCGTTTGGTGGGATCCTGAGAATAAGTCCAAACCCGAGTGCGACAGTTCAGGGCCGTGTTTCGGCGGTGCAGGAGCTTTCGGATGTACGCGGCGTCATAGTTTCGGCGCACCGAACGAGTGTTCACAGTCTTGTTGGGAAGGCGTTTACGGCAAAGGAACGTATGACCCCGAGAAAGCCGATAAGATCCGCCGCGAAGAGAACCGCAAGCACATGCGGCCGCTGACGCTGAAACTCGACAAAGAGAAATGCCCGATCAAGGTGCAGCTTGGTGAAACGGTGAATTTCACCGCTTTGGCCGAAGGCGGCATCCAGCCGCACAAGGTCACATGGACAGGTAACGGATCGGCAAAAGAGAACAACTTTACATTCGCAAATTCGCGGCAGCCCGGAACCTATCCGATCTCCGTGACGGTCTCTGACGACGAAGGCAACACCGCAACAGCATCTTGTTCCGTTGTTGTTGAAGCAATGACCGTCAAGATCGAGATGGTCGAAACTGACAATAAGGTCACCTTCGGCGGCAACCGCAATTTCAAGGCGACAGTGATGTCCGGCGGCAAGCCCGCACGCGGAAATTTCTATTTACTGTGGCAGCCGCATCCCGAGCTGCTGTTCGCACCGTTCGAATACAACGGCGGCAACGCATCATCTACAAGAGTGACATTCAACAAAATGGGCACGTCAAAGGTATGGGCCGTTGCACACACACGAGAAGGAGAAACGCTGACAACGGTCGGCGAATCCGATCAGATCGAGATCGAGGTCGGAAAGCCTGAACTCAAACTGACGTTGACGCCGCAGAAAGGGATCGTCGGTTCCGAGATAAAAGCAAAGGTCACGACCAATGTGCCTGACCTTAAAGAGATCGATTTTCGCTGGGATGTCGGTGCTCCCGGAAAATTGATGGGACAGTCGCAGGATAGTTCTGAGATAACATTCATCCCACAGGCCACGAAACCCATCACCATCACAGTGAACGCGCGTGCTCCGGGCGTCGGCGACGACCTCGGTCAGCAGACGGCGACATTCACCGCAGATCCCGCAACCGTAAATGTGGTCATTCTCGGTGCTGAAGGGCAGAAACCGCAGGTCTGGAAGCCGGGCGTTGGACTGGTCACACTCGAAAAGGAGATCGCCGTCCATCAATACGTCGGGATCAAGGCAGAAGTGACGCCGACGGTCGAAGATGCCCGATATGAATGGAGCGTGAATGAGGATACACACATTGTCGGGAACAGCATTTCACAGCAGATACGTGTTACGCGCAGCCAGGTCGGCGGCGGCGAAGCCACGGTCATCGTCAAGAACAAGGACGGGCTCGAGATCGGACGCGGAATGGGAACCTTCTCCGTTACCGTTTCGCAGGCAGAGCTCGACAAGGCGAAAAACTTGGGCGGGACCACGGAGAAACTGGCTGAGGCGAAGGCACTCGTCGCCAAAGGACAACTTGACGAGGGCATCACAATGATCGATCAGGTCGTCGTCGCTGCTCCCAAGAACACCGAAGCCAAAAACCTTTCCACAAAATGGAAAAAAGATCGAACGACCATTCAGACACAGTTAGGAAAGGTAAAGGACCTGATAACGAAACAGGCATTTAATGACGCAGCAAAGGAACTGACGGTTGCGAAAAATCTGCACAATCTCTATCCGCCTGTTGTCGAAGCCGAAAAGGAACTCAACGAAAAGACGAATGCTTATCAAAAGGGCGTGGGCGACGCCGTGGCGGCGATCAACGAGGCAAATCAGAAAAAGGATTTCAAGAAAGCACTGCAGCTGTGTAGTGAGATCCGCACGACTTACAAACTAATACCCGCCACAGAGCAGACCGTGAAAGGTTATGAGGATTTCGCACGCTCGCACGAGAACGAAAAGGAACGCGTCCGCGGCGTGCTGAAACAGGGCGAGGCGAAATACAACGCCGGCGACATTGACGGAGCCCTGAAGGATCTCGATCAGCTTTGGGTCAACTTCAATGCTTACTGGAATCCTGAGATCGATCCCGAACCGAAATATTATGAGAATCTAAAGAACGAGGCACTCAAGAAACGCGACCGCGTGAATGCATTGATGCCGCAAGTAAAACAGGCGGCGGAAAATCCCAAATATGACAAGAAGCAGCTCGAAGCCGGCCAAAAGATGGCTGACGAGGTCTTGGGTATCTTCCCCGCACACGCTGACGCTAAGAAATATCGTGACATGATCGCTGATCGGATGGCACGCGGCGAAAAAGGAGCGAAGGCTGACGAATCAAAGGCAAAGGGTGACGAGCACCAACAGGCAGGCCGCCACAACGACGCGATCAAAGAATACGACACTGCTATAAAGTCGGACCCGAATAACGCCGAAACTTACATCAAGCGTGCAAATTCAAAGCTCGCAAAGAACGATGTTGCCGGTGCTCTGAAAGACCTCGACAAGGCGATAGAACTAAAGCCCGGTAACAAGGAATGGCATCAGAAGCGGGCCGAGACCCGTGAAAAGGCCGGCGACAGCAACGGTGCGGTCGCTGATTACAATTCCATCATCGCGATCGATCCGCGTAACGTAGAGGCCTTGACCGCCATCATACGAATTCACGGTGCTAACCGGAACTGGCCGGGCGCGATCGACGCATTGACGCGGCTCATAAATATGCAGCCGACAAATGCCGCAGCATACACTGCGCGAGGCTTGGCTCATGAAGCCAATAACGATTGTATAAAGGCGATCCCCGATTTCGACAAAGCGATATCGCTGCAGCCGAATAGCAGTGAAGCCTACAACGGCCGCGGCGAATGCCGTGAGGCAGGGAACGACCGTCGCAGTGCGCTGGCGGATTACGAGAAAGCGGTTCAGGCGGATCCGAGCAATGCTGTCGCGGTCGCAAATCGCGACCGGCTGAAGGTCGCTCTTGCTCCTACGCCGAAACCGACGCCGACGCCCAGAATGACGCCGACACCGCGGCCAACACCTGTCGCGACCCCGAAACCGACACCGGCCGCTACTCCTGCCCGTACACCGCGTCCTACCCCGACCCCAACGCCGGCAAGAACTCCGGACTCGGGAACCGACCGGCTCGGAAGTGAATGGACCGTGACCGAAGGGGGAATTCCGGGCCGCTGGGTTCGTCGAGGAACTACGTTCACCTGGGATGCACGTTGGAATAATGGAGCAGTTGCGGTTTTGACGATCACTCACAGCGGAAATAAGGTCCAGATCGTTCGAAATGATACAGCCGGCCCGATGCTTTGCACGGCAGTTTATGAAGGCGTAATAGCAGCCGACGATACGATCAAGGGCAGTGAAACTTACCGATGTCCTCCGGGCGGGCCTCCCAAGACGCAGCAATGGCAGGGACGCATCGTAAGGGGCAAACAAACGCAGATCGACGGCACCATTCCAAAAGTAACGCCGACGCCTATACGTACGCCAACGCCGGCACCGACACCCGGCAGAACGACTACCACGACCGCGGCATCGAATTTCTATCCTATCGACCTGACACCGGTGGGCGGCAAGAAAGGCTCGCCGCGAATGGCTAAGGAAATTCAGATAGATGATGCATCGTGGATACGGCTAAAGAGCACGGATGAGAATCGCCGCGTCATTCAACTCGATGTGCCACGGGTGTTTAACGCCACTCAAATAGCTATCGTCACAAATCTCGACGACGCAACGTATCTTGAACAGGGTGCGACCATAGCCAGGATGACACTCACAACCGATTCGGGGACAAAGACCTTCGACATCAAGGCCGGCGTTCACAGCAGCGAATGGAATTATGGCGTAGGGCCCAAGCATCGGCGTGTCGATGCTCTAGACATAGGAGACAATAGGTTCTTGGCGGTCTTTCCGCTCGAAAGGACAACGGTTGTCCGTAGGATCAGGTTCGATTACGTCGAGACCAACACTCAGAAATGGGCGGGGCATGCACCTGGATTCGTACTTCGCGGCGTAACGCTGATAGGCTCGGGAACGGGACGTTCGACGCAGAACAGCGGCAGCACACCTAAACCGACGCCGACGCCAAAGAAAGGCTGGGAGATACCGAGCGAAGTAAAGATACCCAGCGTTGGAACGATAAAACTGCCCGGAGCGACACCCACACCGAAGCCGCCGCCTTCGGCACCGCCGAAACCGCCCGCAGGCGGCGATTCCGAAATATTCAACAACGGCAATATTTACGCCGTCTATAACAAACCGACCGCGCCAACGCAGTTCACGCTGAACCGTCCCTATGTGATCACTTCACTGATCACCTATCACTGGAATAACGCGCGCGGCACGACCCAACCGGGAACGATCGCAGTTCGGAGCAGCGACGGCAGGACCTACGGGCCGTGGCGAGCTGCCGGCAGCCCCGGTCAGGGCGGGGTTGTTAACGCTTATTGGACGGTAAAGCCGAACATCACTCTGCCCGCCGGAACCTACACTGTCATCGATTCTGATCCGGAAACATGGGCACAGAATTCGGGCAGCGGCGGCCGAGGCCACGTAATAATGCGCGGTTACCCCGCGTCCGGCACAGCATCGACACCGACTCAAACCACTAAACCTCCGCCTACTTCAGGCGTTGGAGCGACGGTGCTCGCGATACTTGAGAACCGGTCGGGCGAGGCGGTTCACATCTTTCCCGAGGCCGAGGGCTTCGACCCAAGAAATAAGATCGCACCGGGCGCCAAACGCGAGGTCGTGGTGACAATGGCTCCTGATGGGCGTGTGAAGTTCGTATCGGGGCGCAACGGGCAGGTGATCGCCACAAAGATATGGAACGGCGACCCGAGCGACCGCAGCCGCTATCCGCGAGTGGTGTTTGACGGCAGAAATCTGCTGATAACCACTGGCTTGAGATGA
- a CDS encoding class I SAM-dependent methyltransferase → MGISLRDRIRNTSIYKKVGVRLNVLKGRLYDMRHGVHTAPEIHLEDLDIESPNASRGGNYSGTEPNYFRQIMDGLDLDLSQFTFIDLGSGMGRALFLASEKPFKRIIGVEFARELHEIAEANITKFRSPDQKCFDISSVCEDAAAFELPDTPLICYLFNPFDREVFERVIANFERSLKTSPREFYVIYTNPMHNDLFVASPAFEQIAEGPWHTLHLAVRS, encoded by the coding sequence ATGGGTATATCTTTACGCGACAGGATACGCAATACTTCGATCTATAAGAAGGTCGGCGTCCGTCTGAACGTGTTAAAAGGGCGGCTTTATGACATGCGCCACGGCGTGCATACCGCCCCGGAAATTCACCTTGAGGATCTCGATATCGAGAGCCCGAATGCCAGCCGCGGAGGCAATTATTCAGGTACTGAACCGAATTATTTCCGCCAGATCATGGATGGCCTCGACCTTGATCTGTCCCAATTTACGTTCATCGACCTCGGTTCGGGAATGGGACGAGCCCTATTTCTGGCGTCAGAAAAGCCTTTCAAACGCATCATCGGCGTCGAATTTGCCCGCGAGCTTCACGAAATAGCAGAAGCTAACATCACAAAATTTCGTTCGCCGGATCAAAAATGTTTCGATATTTCGTCAGTTTGCGAGGATGCCGCTGCCTTTGAACTGCCGGACACACCGCTGATCTGCTATCTGTTCAATCCATTCGACCGCGAGGTTTTCGAACGCGTCATTGCCAATTTCGAGCGTTCACTGAAGACATCGCCCCGCGAATTTTACGTCATATACACCAATCCGATGCACAACGATCTTTTCGTTGCATCGCCGGCTTTCGAACAGATAGCCGAAGGCCCGTGGCACACCCTTCATCTTGCAGTTAGATCGTGA
- a CDS encoding SRPBCC family protein, with the protein MTTLTLETRINAPAEVCFDLMRDVRLHTQTTAHTNEKAVAGVTSGMIGLGQTVTFEGTHFGMRQRLTVEVTACDRPNLFVDEMIEGKFRSFKHTHEFSETSGVTLMRDTVIWTSPFGILGRLVDKLILERHLRDLVTGRNKMLKEIAEATQKSIAA; encoded by the coding sequence ATGACTACATTAACGCTCGAAACTCGTATCAACGCACCTGCCGAGGTTTGTTTCGATCTGATGCGTGACGTCAGGCTTCACACTCAAACGACGGCTCATACAAACGAAAAAGCGGTCGCCGGTGTGACGAGCGGAATGATCGGCTTGGGTCAGACCGTTACGTTCGAAGGCACGCATTTCGGAATGCGGCAGCGGCTGACGGTCGAGGTCACTGCATGCGATCGGCCGAATCTGTTCGTTGACGAGATGATCGAGGGAAAGTTCCGCTCGTTCAAACACACTCACGAATTCAGCGAAACCAGTGGCGTAACACTGATGCGCGACACCGTCATATGGACCTCGCCGTTCGGTATTTTGGGTCGATTAGTTGATAAACTAATTCTTGAACGGCACCTTCGTGATCTGGTGACCGGACGAAATAAAATGTTAAAAGAGATCGCCGAGGCCACGCAGAAGTCGATTGCCGCATAG
- the mqnC gene encoding dehypoxanthine futalosine cyclase produces the protein MTPNIQPILDRALAGERLTSDDCAALLESNDFVRIGLAADEIRNRKNDPAVVTYIIDRNINYTNVCNVVCTFCAFYRRPGKPETYVHSIDEICTRIDETIALGGTGVLMQGGLHPDFNIEWYEDLLSTLHAKYPDFQLHCFSPPEIHNISLISKLDYETILRRLKAAGLNSMPGGGGEILDDEVRKRVSTKCTTQEWLDVMRAVHKVGLISTATMMFGIGDRIEHRVRHLERIRQVQDEALAAKAIDPNYGEFTAFIPWTFQRENTALGRKITEEPTGVDYLKMLAVSRLFLDNIQHIQSSWLTQGIRLGQAALRFGADDMGSIMIEENVVSAAGAHNEANEKDLRYQIREAGYRPQQRDILYNYINRENIDALDQSDSMKLKELTVAFAD, from the coding sequence ATGACCCCGAACATACAGCCGATACTTGATAGAGCACTAGCGGGCGAACGTCTGACATCCGACGACTGCGCCGCATTGCTCGAATCGAATGATTTTGTCCGCATTGGCCTTGCCGCCGACGAGATCCGCAACCGAAAGAACGACCCCGCGGTCGTGACATACATAATCGACCGCAACATCAATTACACGAACGTTTGCAACGTGGTCTGCACCTTCTGCGCATTCTATCGTCGGCCGGGCAAACCGGAGACCTACGTGCATTCGATCGACGAGATCTGCACACGCATCGACGAGACCATCGCGCTCGGCGGCACGGGCGTGCTGATGCAGGGCGGGCTGCATCCAGACTTTAATATTGAGTGGTATGAAGACCTGCTGAGCACGCTGCACGCAAAATATCCCGATTTTCAGCTTCACTGTTTTTCGCCGCCGGAGATACACAATATTTCGCTGATCTCAAAGCTCGATTACGAGACGATACTTCGCCGTTTAAAAGCCGCAGGCCTCAATTCAATGCCCGGCGGCGGCGGCGAGATCTTGGACGACGAGGTCAGAAAACGCGTCTCGACCAAATGCACTACGCAGGAATGGCTCGATGTGATGCGTGCAGTTCATAAGGTCGGGTTGATCTCGACCGCAACGATGATGTTCGGGATCGGCGACCGCATCGAGCATCGCGTTCGACATCTCGAACGCATCCGCCAGGTGCAGGACGAGGCCCTTGCCGCCAAGGCGATTGACCCGAACTACGGCGAATTCACCGCGTTCATCCCGTGGACCTTTCAGCGTGAGAACACCGCCTTGGGCCGCAAGATCACTGAGGAACCGACCGGCGTCGATTATCTAAAGATGCTCGCCGTATCGCGATTGTTTCTAGACAATATCCAGCACATTCAGTCGTCGTGGCTCACCCAAGGCATTCGCCTCGGCCAGGCTGCTCTGCGCTTCGGTGCGGACGACATGGGCTCCATCATGATCGAGGAAAATGTCGTCTCCGCCGCCGGCGCCCACAACGAAGCGAACGAAAAAGACCTCCGCTACCAGATCCGCGAGGCCGGCTACCGCCCGCAGCAACGCGACATCCTCTACAACTACATCAACCGCGAAAACATAGACGCGCTCGATCAAAGCGATTCGATGAAACTCAAAGAACTGACCGTAGCGTTTGCCGATTGA
- a CDS encoding DUF1905 domain-containing protein — protein sequence MAAAKPIKFKTKLVRTFPESGWIYLEVDRKIAEKFPTDGKTRRVVCSINSGEPFQCALMPWGGIFYIIVNKKRRDALGIEVGETVTVELTQDDSKYGMPMPEEFEEVLKQDPDGDRLFHALTPGKQRSLIYLISNVKDIDKRIHQALIVVEHLKENGKIIDKALVEELKRPLF from the coding sequence TTGGCTGCAGCAAAACCTATCAAATTCAAAACAAAGCTGGTCAGGACATTTCCGGAATCCGGCTGGATATATCTCGAGGTCGATCGTAAGATCGCCGAGAAATTCCCGACCGACGGCAAGACCCGCCGTGTAGTATGTTCGATAAACAGCGGCGAGCCGTTTCAATGCGCTCTGATGCCGTGGGGCGGCATTTTCTACATCATCGTCAACAAAAAGCGTCGCGATGCGCTCGGCATCGAGGTGGGTGAAACCGTGACGGTCGAGCTGACGCAGGACGATAGCAAGTACGGGATGCCGATGCCTGAGGAATTTGAAGAAGTGCTGAAACAGGACCCCGACGGCGACCGTCTGTTTCACGCTCTCACGCCCGGCAAACAGAGGTCGCTTATTTATCTGATCAGCAACGTGAAAGACATCGACAAACGCATCCATCAAGCCCTGATCGTAGTCGAACACCTGAAAGAGAACGGCAAGATAATCGACAAAGCTCTGGTCGAGGAGCTGAAACGGCCGCTTTTCTAG
- a CDS encoding menaquinone biosynthesis protein, translating to MIRISASSYSNTAPLIWSFLYGSGRGTAEVILDNAPSRSAELLAEDRVDAALVPVIVSQFLDDVRIVRGVCVGARESVRSVCLVTDGRELVDVRSVALDTSSRTSVVLTKIIFREFLGFEPEWLDAAPDIDAMLSTSDAALIIGDPALALSEPPAAADGLTLRTFDLAELWHRYTGLGFIFAMWMTRRSGVPLDLAAARDEGVANIDAIAANYAASTGLSIADMADYLRNNICYTPDETMLAGMELYFELAEKQGLIPNRRELNFLQS from the coding sequence ATGATCCGTATTTCCGCATCCAGCTATTCGAATACTGCACCGCTGATCTGGAGTTTTCTCTACGGCAGCGGCCGCGGTACGGCGGAGGTGATCCTGGACAATGCGCCGTCGCGTTCTGCAGAGCTGCTCGCCGAGGATCGCGTCGATGCGGCCCTTGTGCCTGTTATTGTTTCGCAGTTTTTGGATGATGTGCGAATCGTACGGGGCGTTTGCGTCGGAGCGAGGGAAAGCGTACGAAGTGTTTGTTTGGTTACGGACGGACGCGAACTTGTGGACGTCCGCTCGGTCGCCCTGGACACCTCGTCACGAACTTCTGTTGTGCTGACGAAGATCATCTTTCGCGAATTCCTCGGTTTTGAACCCGAATGGCTCGACGCCGCACCTGATATCGACGCGATGCTCTCGACGTCCGATGCGGCATTGATCATCGGCGATCCGGCGCTTGCTTTGTCAGAACCACCTGCGGCAGCAGACGGTTTAACATTGCGGACGTTCGACCTCGCCGAGCTTTGGCATCGTTACACAGGGCTCGGTTTCATTTTCGCGATGTGGATGACGCGGCGTTCGGGCGTGCCGCTCGACCTCGCCGCTGCACGCGACGAAGGCGTTGCAAACATCGACGCCATCGCTGCGAATTATGCCGCATCGACCGGACTGTCTATTGCCGATATGGCTGATTATCTGCGGAACAACATCTGCTACACGCCCGACGAAACCATGCTCGCAGGAATGGAGCTGTATTTCGAGTTGGCGGAGAAGCAAGGTCTGATCCCAAACCGAAGAGAGCTTAATTTTCTGCAAAGCTAG